TACTCTTTAAACTTATATATACTAACTTTTTTCATATATCTTTGTACAATTTTATCTTCATCCAATATAAAATCTAATCCATCAGAAAAAAAGAACACTCTATCCCCAGATTCAAAAGAGATTATCATTTCAGAAAATTCACTATTTTCAAACATGCCTAAAAAAGCACCTTCAATAATTTTTTCTTCTACATCTTTATCTTTCTTTTGAAAAATAAATTGATTTATTCCTGCTCCAACTACTTTAAGTTCTTTTTTATTAAAATCCATACTAAAGCAGCATACAGCAATATAATTTTCCTCATAATAAGTCACCAATTTTTTATTTAAATTATTAACTATATTAATTGGATCATGTGTTATAGCCATTTCTTGAAGAAATAAAATATCTAATGCAGATATATTAAGAGCTGCTGATACTCCTTTTCCTCTAACATCTATGACTATTCCTATAATTAATTCCTCGCTTATTTTATGGATGTGATAAAAATCACCACTAATAGTATTCGCTGGTACATATATACTTACAGTATTAATAAACTCCTCTGCTGGGAAACATTTTTGTAGCGTTTTCCGTTGTAAATCAGCAGCTTTATTTAACTCTTGTTTAATCTTAGTAATATCTCTTATAACTGCTAAAATAGCCGGATTACCATCATCTTCTATATAACTACAAGATATCTGCAAATTAGTTAATTTGCTATCAGAAAAATCAAACTCATAATCATAAGTATCTTTTATTTTTTTTTGCGATATTATATTTCTAAATCGTTTGTGTAGAGCTTTTATATGTTTATCTTGGAAATATTTATATACATTACTATCAATAATTTCACTATGATCTAACCCAATTAAATTACAAGCCTCCTGATTTGCTAAAACAATTTTATTGTCTACTATAATAACTATAGGATCATGAAAATTATTAAGAATTTGTTTATATCTTTTTTTACCGTCTTGAAGTATTTTATCAAGAATCTTTTTTTCAGTAATATCCCTAAGTCTTTCAACAATAAATAATATTTCTCCATCTTCATCTAATACTGGATTGTAACAGATATCCATAAACTTATTCACTTCTGGAATATACCTTTCCTTGGTAATCATTTGCTTGGTTTTAATAACTTCTTCAAAATAACAATTTATACATTTTTCTTTTCTAGATAAAATTTCATAGCACATTTTGCCCTTTACTTCTTGTGGAGTTGTATTATAAAAACTATAGGCTGCTTCATTGAAAAAAGCTATTGTATAATCTGGATTATACACTCTTATAATATCAGGAATACCTTTCATAATTCCATTAATATTTTTTACTATATTTTTATTTTTAGTAACATCAATAGCAATAATTAAAATATATTTCTTTTTATTATCTATAAAATAAAATATATTTGCTTCAACATAAATATATTTTCCACATTTGGATTTTAGCATCATATCAACTTTATCACATCTTTTATGAATTATATTTCTATATAACTCTAAAACAGTTCCTTTTTTATCAAAGATAAAAATATCTGAAGGTTTTAAATCAGTAAAGTTTTCCTTTGAATATCCTAAGCTGCTACATGCCTTACTATTAACATCTATAAAGCATTTGGGTGCAAATAATTCATCAACTTCTAAAACAAATGCTAATTCATTTATTTTATCCCAAAGCTCTTTATAATTATTAATATTCAGTTCTATATTTTTATCTAACATTGCTACATCATCTTTGCTTCTATACATAACCCCAATTATCCTTTCAATCTAAATTACTTTTATCATAAGAATTTAGATATTTTTCATAAATATCTAAAAAAATAGTTGTCTCAATGCAAACTATATAAGCATATTGGACCACTATTTTTTCACTTCTACTATTTATGAATTTATTTGAAATACCTTATCCAATCTTGTAAGCTTAAATAACTTTTCAACTTCTGGTTTTAGCGACTTTAATTTTATACTTCCACCATTTTCAGTACATTTCTTATAAATTGATACCAATGCTCCAAGACCAGTACTATCTATAAAATCACACCCACTAAAATTAAAAGTAAAGTCTTTATGCCCATCTTCCATTAGTTTATTTACGTTAATTCTAAATATTGCAACTTCATCTACAACAAAGTTTTTAGGTATATTTATATTAAAATTATTTTCCATCAATTCTCACCTCATATTTTAAATCTTTCAACAAGTTTAGTTAATTCCTCTGCCATAGCACTTGTTTCTTCAGCTGTAGCTGTCAAGTTATTGATTGCACTTGCTTGTTCCTCTGCTACTAAGGATACATTTTCACTACCTGCAGAATTGTTTTCTGTTATTGTAGCTATTTCATTTATAAGCTTAACTACTTTATCAGAAGATGCAACTTCATCCCCAGTAATATCAAGTATTTCATTAACATGTGCAACTATATTATCTATAGCATTAATTATATTAACGAATGCTTTATCAGTTTCTGATACTATTGCTACCCCATTATCAACTTCTGCTTTAGCTTTTCCCATTGCAGTTACTGCATTTTTTATTTGTTTCATCATTTCATTAACCAATATATCTATTTCTTTAGCTTGACTATTTGATTCTTCTGATAATTTACGTACTTCATCCGCTACCACGCTAAAGCCCTTACCATGCTCCCCTGCCCTAGCTGCTTCTATTGCTGCATTTAGTGCTAAAAGATTTGTTTGCTCTGCAATAGAATTCATAGTATTTATTATTCCTCCAACTTGAACTGATAAACCATTTACACATTCAAGTGCTAGCGCAGTTTCATCACTGCCTGTACTAATAACATTCATAGCCTTTACAGTTTCTTCTACCTTTTCTCTTCCAAGATCAGCTACAGCTTTTGTATCAACAGCATTTAAACTTGTAGCCTTAGCTCTATTTTGTGCTAATTGAACAAGACTTGATAATTGTACTAATACTCCTGAAACATCTACTATTGATTCATTTTGTTTTTCTGCATCTTCTGCTACTTGATTCATTGTAGCACTAATTTCCTCTGTTGTAGCACTTATTTCTTCAGATGAAGCTGCCATTTCTTCTGAAGCTGCATTTAGCTGTTCTGCAGCATTAGTCACATTTCTGACTATATGATCCTGATGCTTTATCATTTCATTAAAAGAATTTCCAAGCTCTTCAATTTCATCATTACTTTTTATATTTATATTAACCGTTAAATCTCCTTCACCTGCACTTCTCATTAACTTTTCTAATTTTATAATAGGGTTAATAATACCTTTAGTTGAATATAAATAAGCACATATCATAGCAATAATAATAGATATTATAACAATAACTATTGTATAATTTCTGATACTTATTGCTGAAGCCATATATTCATCATAATCAGCTGTTACTGCAATTACCCAATTATCAACTGGTTGAAAAACAGTATATTTATACTCATTATTATAAGTATAAAAACTCTCCGATGTTTTTCCCTCTTTCATTTCATTTATAATAAGTTTAAACTTATCATTTGCTTTGTCACTTATATTTTCCTTTAAAATCTTGCTAGTATCAGGATGAGAAACAATTAATCCATTTTTATCAATCATATATGCATATCCATTTTCGCCAATTTTTATTTTCGATGCATAGCTTGAAATACTATCAAATTTTATACTTCCAACTAAAGTTCCAATAATCTTGTCCCCATCTTTAAGCGGATAAGCTATAGATATTGCAGTATTCCCAGTAATTCTAGATATTAATACATCACTAACTGTTTCTTCCCCACTACTAAGTGCTTTTTTCATAAAATCACGATCACTTAAATCTAAATCAGGTTCCTTTTTGTCACTCTCAATAATCACTTTACCATTAGCATCTGTAATGAATAATACCTCCATAGAATCCTCATTGTTTTTTTGAACATTTTGAATATATTGAAAAGCTGTATCAATATCAGATTGACTTAAATTTTGAGCTGCCTTTCCAAGGTCGCTATTTAAGCTTGCTATTTCTAAAGAATGCTTTACTGAGTCTATTGTTTTTTCAATTAAAGCAGATGTATCAGAAGTCTGTTCCTTCAATTGTTGATGAACAGATGCTTGTATAGAATTGGTAGCCATCGTATAAGATATATACCCCAAAAGCCCCATAGGTAAAGAGATAATAATAAAAAATGTGACCATTAGTTTTGTCTTTAAAGAGATTTTCATTAAAATTGCCTCCTAGTAATATATAACAGTGATTAGAGTATATGTAATCACTTTATTGTGTTAAATTCCTCTTTGTTTATAAAATATACTTTTTCATAGTTATAGAATTACATTCAAATTCCACTTCATCAGCATAAGAATATATAATATATAATCCTCTTCCGCACTCCTCTAAAATGTTGTCTTCATTTATTTCTTTATGATTCCTTAAGTTTTTAACTCCATCTCCACAGTCAGTTACAGAAACTATCAATAAGTTTTCTTTAAATTTCCACCTAAGTGTTATTGGCTTATTTTTATCACTATTGTTACCATGAATAAAAGCATTATTAATGGCTTCAATTATAATTAATTTTATTTCAAAATACTGTTTTTTTAAATTTAATGGATTAATAATATCATCTAGTTTTTCGCTAATATTATCTACTCCATAAAATAACATTTTACTCTGAGTAACCGGCATATTTAAATTCCCTCCTCTTTTAATATTAACATTACTTTCTATTATCACATTTATTTCATCATTTTTCAACATATACCATCATTTTATCATATAGTCTTACAAGGTTTATATTAATTTCCAATGTGCAACACATATTAAATTACATAGAATATCCTAAATTTGTATAAATAGAAGATTAAGGTACAATCAAAAAATAACTGTTCAAAAATAATTTAAAATTATCATTGAGCAGTTATTTCTTAACATATCTAATAATATATAATGTAAACTAACTTATTCTAATTGTGAGGTAAAAATAAATTAATTATGCAATAACAGTAACACTATCTTCTACATCCTCATATTTTTCTTTTACTATTAAATTTACAAACTTCTCTCCATAAGGAAGACAGAATTGTATAAATGGTCCTGTTGCTAGCATAGCTATCACTGTTCCAATTCCAATTTTTCCTCCTAATATAAATCCTATAATTAAAAATCCACCATCTAATCCAATTCTAATCCAACGATATTGAACTTTAGTTTTATCTTGAATGATAAATGGAACAATATCATTTGGAGCAACTCCTACATTAGCCGCTGATAAAACTGCAAATCCAATTGCAATTATTAAACATCCAAATGCAACTAATAATGCTTTTATAACATAGTTATAAGATTCAACGGGGAAATACGAAACTACTTTTACTCCAAGGTCAATAATTGGCCCTACACCAATAACACAAATCAATGTTCCTATTTTTATGCGGCTCTTTTCAACTAAGACTATTACAACAAATAGTATAATTAATATAATCATGTTAGCTACTCCCGGTGTTACCTCTGCAGTTCCACTTATTAGTTTAACTAATGAAAAATCCTTTAATCCTGTTTTATTTAATGTGAATGCTAATCCTTGAGTAAATACTGTAAATGGATCAGAACCAATATTAGCTTTTAAAAATAATGCTACTCCAAACTGGATTATACTCATTCCAACAAAAAATAGGACTAATCTTTTAAGTAAGTTAATTGCTTTGTTCATATTTTTTCTCCTTTTTATATAATTTATTTTTTACAATTGGGATGTTTGCATAATTTTTCCGCAAAAAAAAGCATCAACTAACATAAACATCCTCAAATATCTATGCATAGTTAATGCCTGCTTACCAGTAACATACTATATCATTTATTTAATTTATCATATTTACAATGATCCGTCAATAATTTCATTAATATTTATTTCATCAAAAAAACAATTTCATTTGTTTAAGCTAAAAGAGCATTTGAACAATATGTTAAAAAAATAAAAGTTTTCTCTTTAAGTTCTTAACTTATTAGAACAAATGCTCTTATAATTTATTTGTATTTAAATAAACTCAATACAACATATGTTTTGGCTGATTGTTGATTTATTCTACTTTTGTTGTAAATATTCATCTATAGCTTTTGCTGCTTTTTTACCAGCTCCCATAGCTAAGATTACTGTTGCTGCTCCTGTAACTGCATCTCCACCAGCATAAACGCCTTCTTTTGTAGTAAGACCAGTTTCATCTTCAGCTACGATACATCTTCTCTTATTAATTTCTAATCCTTCAGTTGTTGAAGATATTAATGGATTTGGTGATGTTCCAAGAGACATTATTACAGTATCTACATCCATAACAAATTCTGATCCTGCAACTTCAACTGGACTTCTTCTACCAGATGCATCTGGTTCTCCAAGTTCCATTCTTACACATTTCATTCCTGTAACCCATCCCTTTTCATCTACTAAGATTTCAGTTGGGTTAGTTAAAACATCGAATATTACTCCTTCTTGCATAGCATGATGTACTTCTTCAGCTCTTGCAGGAAGTTCAGATTCTCCTCTTCTATATACAATATGACTTTCAGCTCCAAGTCTTAATGCAGTTCTTGCTGCATCCATAGCAACATTTCCCCCACCAACAACTGCAACTTTATTTCCAGTTCTAACTGGAGTTTCATATCCTTCTACAGCTGCTTTCATTAAGTTAACTCTTGTTAGGAATTCATTTGCAGAGCATACTCCATTAGCATTTTCTCCTGGTATTCCCATAAATCTAGGAAGACCTGCTCCCGAACCTATAAATACAGCTTTAAAATCTTCATCTTCAAACAATTCATCTATTGTTATTGTTCTTCCGATAATAACATTAGTTTCAATTTTAACACCTAATTTTCTAATATTATTTACTTCATTTTTAACAACTTTTTCTTTTGGAAGTCTGAATTCTGGAATACCATATTCTAAAACTCCGCCTGCTTTATGAAGTGCTTCAAAGATTGTAACATCATATCCCTTTTTAGCTAAATCTCCAGCACACGTTAATCCTGATGGACCACTTCCTACAACTGCAACTTTGATTCCATTATTAGGTTCTGTTGCACTTAAATCAACATTATGTTCTGCTGACCAGTCTGCTGTAAATCTTTCAAGTTTACCTATAGATACAGCATCACCCTTTATACCTAAAACACATCTTTGTTCACATTGCTTTTCTTGTGGACAAACTCTTCCACAAACTGCTGGAAGTGCACTATATTTTGCAATTTCTTTTGCTGCATCTTCAAATTTTTCATCTTTAACATGAGCAATAAATCCTGGTATATTAATTGATACCGGACAACCTTCTACACATTTAGGATTTTTACAATTTAAACATCTTGCTGCTTCTTTTGTAGCTTCTTCTTCGTTATATCCTAAACAAACTTCTTCAAAGTTTGTAGCTCTCACCTTTGGATCTTGTTCTCTTACAGGTATTCTAACTAATCTTTCCTTCATATCCATTACTTATCACCTCTACAACCGCAGCCACCATTACTATGAGTAGCTCCTTCTTCTGCCTTTAATTGAATTTTTCCTTCTTCTGTTTTATACATAGTTTGTCTTCTCATTGATTCATCATAATTTACTAGATGCCCATCAAATTCAGGTCCATCAACACAAGCAAATTTAACTTCACCGCCAACAGTTACTCTACATGCTCCACACATTCCAGTACCATCAACCATTATTGGATTTAAACTTACTGTAGTTGGAATTTCTAATTCCTTAGTTAACATAGAAGTAAATTTCATCATTATCATTGGTCCAATAATAATAGCATGATCATACTTTTTACCTTGATTATTAACTAAATCTTTAAGCATATCTGATCCAGTTCCTTTAAATCCATATGTTCCATCATCAGTTGTTACATAAAGATTCCCAGCAACCTTTCTTAATTCTTCTTCATATATTAGTAGGTCTTTTGTTCTACTTCCTAATATAACATCTGTATCTATTCCTTGTTCATGCATCCATTTTACTTGTGGATAAACTGGTGCCGCACCAACTCCACCTGCAATAAATATAATCTTCTTTTTCTTTAATTCTTCTATATCTTCATGTATTAATTCACTTGGTTGTCCAAGAGGTCCAACAAAATCAGCCACTTCTTGTCCAACTTCATATGAAGCTAATTCCTTTGTTCCTTTTCCAACAGTTTGGAAAACTATTGCAACAGTTCCCTTTTCTTTATCATAATCTGCTATTGTAAGTGGAATTCTTTCACCTTTTTCATTATTCTTTATAATAATAAATTGACCTGGTTTTGCAGATTTAGCTACTCTTGGAGCTTCTATATCCATTAAGAATATATTATCTGTAAGTTCCTTTTTGCTAATTATTTTATACATGCCATAGCACCCCTTTTTATTATGTTAAGTTTTAGACACATGAATGAAAATAACAACTCAAAAATGCATTATATATTTTGTGATACCCTTTTATTCCATAAGTTAAACTAAATTCAGCTGGAATATAAAATTCCACCTAAAAATTTTTACTTTATATCACTCTAAAATGTAAGTTATTATCATAGTAATCTATTAACGAACTTACCACCGCAGGATAATACAAAACAGACAAGCATACTGGTATATTATTTTTTAAATGTGCCCTATCACTTTATTATATAGTTTACACTATTATTCTGAATTTTTAAAATACTTTTTATTAAATTTCCTGTGTTTTTATGTTTTTTTGAAAATTATTTATCATATTGAATTATTTTCTGACACATTATATTTACAAAATAAGAAATAAGCGGCAAATAATTTACAAAATGTAAAATATTTGCCACTTATACTGTTTAGTAGTAGTTTATATAATTAATATTTCCCTGTTCATAAGTAATATGTTTTTCATTTAAATAAATGATTTATTTTTTGATTCTGCCTTATCTTTATGTAATTTAATTAATAGGTAAAACAATTTTAAATTCAGTTGCAATATCGGTACTCTTAACATATATTTTCCCATTATTACTTTCTATCAAGTCTTTAACAATACTTAATCCATATCCATGGCTATTATCAGTATTGTCTTTTGTTGTAAATCCAACTTTAAAAATATCTTTTAAATGATCTTCTTCTATTTTAGGTCCATTATTTTCTATTTTTATTACGACATTGCCTAAATATTCATAACTTTTCGCAATTATTATCCCTTTACCGTTCATTGCTTTAATTGCATTATTTACTATATTGGATATTACTCTATAATACTCCATTTCATCCATCTTTATTAAGTTAAAATCACATTTTTCCTCTATTATTACATGTATTCCTTTATCTATAGCCGGCTTTAGCGCCAATGATAATAATGATTGTTTATTTTCACCAACTTCTACAGCTGTTGGTATAGAATCATTATTGTTTATAATATCTTTTAATGATTTTTTTAAATCATCAAATCTTTCCATAAGACAAAGTCCATATAAATAAGAAATTTGTGCTCCATAATCATGTTTAATTTTACTAAGCTCATTGTTTTTGATTTCTAAAGCTTCATTCATTTCAAAGATTTGCTTTGATTTCTGTTTTATTTTCGCAAAATATTTTATAATAAATATTAAAAATATACATAAAATTGTTATTATTATATTTTTCAACAGTTTTGACTCATCATTATAAATTATTAAATAAAAGGCTACAATAAAATCTAAACAAAAACTTGTTATTATTAATACGATCATATTAATTTTTTCACTAACCATTAATTTATATAATTGTATAAATTTATCTATATATCTTATGCATAAGTATGCCAATAAAATTTGAGGAATATATATAGTTAAAATCTGTGCTATATACTCATAATCTACTGATACTAATTCTTTTATAACCCCAAAAAATAAATTATTAAATATAATAGCATTAATCAATATAAAGCAATATATTAACGTATATGGTGTTAATGCTCTGAACCTATCCTTTTTATATAGTATAATTATCAATACTAAACATGCTATGTGTATTATAAATACACATACTGAAAGGTTACCCCATATGCTTGTAAAGCTGCTATTTATAACCAAAAAAGTTATAGTCATTAATGTTAATTTCAGTTTATTTACTTTGCTTTTACCGCTTATACAAGATTCTACTGAATAAGAAAAAATCATCGCTTGAATCATAGAATTTATTATATCTATTGCCAATAACGCCACTAAACTTCCTCCTTAGTTAATTTCAATATAACTTATCTCAATTTTTTCATAGATTCAGGCATTTCTTCAATCCCTACTGAACCAGCTGATGCTGGACTAAATATAATCATTGAAATTGATAATAGCTTCAATGCTTCACCTAATATTCTTTTAATTTTCATAAAATCTATCTCCTTTTAATTTTATAATTTACCATTGACAATTATAAATTTTAGCTTTCTCTTTTATTAAACATTAGTGCAGTATTAAATAAGATTGTCCAAGTTATTAATGAATAATAACTACTATAGTTATATAAAGCTATAGATATTACACAAAGTATTATTATATTTCTTAATCCTCTAATCCTATTTTTGATTATCAATTCGTGGCGCGTAATTGGCATTTTAGGATTTATTACTGGTGCTTGATTCCATATGCAAAATATGCTTAGGAAAATTAAGATGCAATTACTTATAAAACTAAGATTACATTGCAAACTTAAAATCAATATTCCAGCTGTTAATAGCATTGTAGCTATAAAACACTTAATTTGCGAG
The DNA window shown above is from Clostridium beijerinckii and carries:
- a CDS encoding methyl-accepting chemotaxis protein, translated to MKISLKTKLMVTFFIIISLPMGLLGYISYTMATNSIQASVHQQLKEQTSDTSALIEKTIDSVKHSLEIASLNSDLGKAAQNLSQSDIDTAFQYIQNVQKNNEDSMEVLFITDANGKVIIESDKKEPDLDLSDRDFMKKALSSGEETVSDVLISRITGNTAISIAYPLKDGDKIIGTLVGSIKFDSISSYASKIKIGENGYAYMIDKNGLIVSHPDTSKILKENISDKANDKFKLIINEMKEGKTSESFYTYNNEYKYTVFQPVDNWVIAVTADYDEYMASAISIRNYTIVIVIISIIIAMICAYLYSTKGIINPIIKLEKLMRSAGEGDLTVNINIKSNDEIEELGNSFNEMIKHQDHIVRNVTNAAEQLNAASEEMAASSEEISATTEEISATMNQVAEDAEKQNESIVDVSGVLVQLSSLVQLAQNRAKATSLNAVDTKAVADLGREKVEETVKAMNVISTGSDETALALECVNGLSVQVGGIINTMNSIAEQTNLLALNAAIEAARAGEHGKGFSVVADEVRKLSEESNSQAKEIDILVNEMMKQIKNAVTAMGKAKAEVDNGVAIVSETDKAFVNIINAIDNIVAHVNEILDITGDEVASSDKVVKLINEIATITENNSAGSENVSLVAEEQASAINNLTATAEETSAMAEELTKLVERFKI
- the gltA gene encoding glutamate synthase (NADPH), homotetrameric → MDMKERLVRIPVREQDPKVRATNFEEVCLGYNEEEATKEAARCLNCKNPKCVEGCPVSINIPGFIAHVKDEKFEDAAKEIAKYSALPAVCGRVCPQEKQCEQRCVLGIKGDAVSIGKLERFTADWSAEHNVDLSATEPNNGIKVAVVGSGPSGLTCAGDLAKKGYDVTIFEALHKAGGVLEYGIPEFRLPKEKVVKNEVNNIRKLGVKIETNVIIGRTITIDELFEDEDFKAVFIGSGAGLPRFMGIPGENANGVCSANEFLTRVNLMKAAVEGYETPVRTGNKVAVVGGGNVAMDAARTALRLGAESHIVYRRGESELPARAEEVHHAMQEGVIFDVLTNPTEILVDEKGWVTGMKCVRMELGEPDASGRRSPVEVAGSEFVMDVDTVIMSLGTSPNPLISSTTEGLEINKRRCIVAEDETGLTTKEGVYAGGDAVTGAATVILAMGAGKKAAKAIDEYLQQK
- a CDS encoding NAD-binding oxidoreductase: MYKIISKKELTDNIFLMDIEAPRVAKSAKPGQFIIIKNNEKGERIPLTIADYDKEKGTVAIVFQTVGKGTKELASYEVGQEVADFVGPLGQPSELIHEDIEELKKKKIIFIAGGVGAAPVYPQVKWMHEQGIDTDVILGSRTKDLLIYEEELRKVAGNLYVTTDDGTYGFKGTGSDMLKDLVNNQGKKYDHAIIIGPMIMMKFTSMLTKELEIPTTVSLNPIMVDGTGMCGACRVTVGGEVKFACVDGPEFDGHLVNYDESMRRQTMYKTEEGKIQLKAEEGATHSNGGCGCRGDK
- a CDS encoding histidine kinase — protein: MALLAIDIINSMIQAMIFSYSVESCISGKSKVNKLKLTLMTITFLVINSSFTSIWGNLSVCVFIIHIACLVLIIILYKKDRFRALTPYTLIYCFILINAIIFNNLFFGVIKELVSVDYEYIAQILTIYIPQILLAYLCIRYIDKFIQLYKLMVSEKINMIVLIITSFCLDFIVAFYLIIYNDESKLLKNIIITILCIFLIFIIKYFAKIKQKSKQIFEMNEALEIKNNELSKIKHDYGAQISYLYGLCLMERFDDLKKSLKDIINNNDSIPTAVEVGENKQSLLSLALKPAIDKGIHVIIEEKCDFNLIKMDEMEYYRVISNIVNNAIKAMNGKGIIIAKSYEYLGNVVIKIENNGPKIEEDHLKDIFKVGFTTKDNTDNSHGYGLSIVKDLIESNNGKIYVKSTDIATEFKIVLPIN
- a CDS encoding histidine kinase, producing MYRSKDDVAMLDKNIELNINNYKELWDKINELAFVLEVDELFAPKCFIDVNSKACSSLGYSKENFTDLKPSDIFIFDKKGTVLELYRNIIHKRCDKVDMMLKSKCGKYIYVEANIFYFIDNKKKYILIIAIDVTKNKNIVKNINGIMKGIPDIIRVYNPDYTIAFFNEAAYSFYNTTPQEVKGKMCYEILSRKEKCINCYFEEVIKTKQMITKERYIPEVNKFMDICYNPVLDEDGEILFIVERLRDITEKKILDKILQDGKKRYKQILNNFHDPIVIIVDNKIVLANQEACNLIGLDHSEIIDSNVYKYFQDKHIKALHKRFRNIISQKKIKDTYDYEFDFSDSKLTNLQISCSYIEDDGNPAILAVIRDITKIKQELNKAADLQRKTLQKCFPAEEFINTVSIYVPANTISGDFYHIHKISEELIIGIVIDVRGKGVSAALNISALDILFLQEMAITHDPINIVNNLNKKLVTYYEENYIAVCCFSMDFNKKELKVVGAGINQFIFQKKDKDVEEKIIEGAFLGMFENSEFSEMIISFESGDRVFFFSDGLDFILDEDKIVQRYMKKVSIYKFKEYIDEFLDDTILENGKLEDDCTMIAIEIK
- a CDS encoding accessory regulator AgrB codes for the protein MVRSVSKKIINSIATNENYSKDELEQMEYALKTILFESIKMTCSIIIFSLFGYFKEVTIILAIMCVTKPFIGGYHEDSQIKCFIATMLLTAGILILSLQCNLSFISNCILIFLSIFCIWNQAPVINPKMPITRHELIIKNRIRGLRNIIILCVISIALYNYSSYYSLITWTILFNTALMFNKRES
- a CDS encoding ATP-binding protein encodes the protein MPVTQSKMLFYGVDNISEKLDDIINPLNLKKQYFEIKLIIIEAINNAFIHGNNSDKNKPITLRWKFKENLLIVSVTDCGDGVKNLRNHKEINEDNILEECGRGLYIIYSYADEVEFECNSITMKKYIL
- a CDS encoding anti-anti-sigma factor, with the translated sequence MENNFNINIPKNFVVDEVAIFRINVNKLMEDGHKDFTFNFSGCDFIDSTGLGALVSIYKKCTENGGSIKLKSLKPEVEKLFKLTRLDKVFQINS